In Levilactobacillus brevis, a single genomic region encodes these proteins:
- a CDS encoding LCP family protein has product MPNDNGSRRQRSPEDFEQVYDRRADRNTHFKTPQVHPHRPVMWTIVIALLIMLTGGLAYGYQAWNSAKKTFSQTYESSKAAKSRNVSAVLKKNKPFSILLMGTDTGALGRSDVGRTDTLMVATINPTKETAYLTSIPRDTRVTVGSGVNASVQKINAAYTIGGPKTAVKTVENLLDIPIDFYAIVNMGGLEKMVDAVNGVDVTPPLTFQYGAANVTKGKKVHLNGKQALAYSRMRHEDPLGDYGRQKRQRQVLQKLVVKAAGLTSLTRYQQILTSLKGNLKTDLTFDDLMQIRAKYGDASHHIKSETLQGQDAMIDGLSYQVPTNDELKKVSNHIRKTLELSDTKNFTSDADTTAYGNDTTTYGTDTSYTTTANSGYGSSTGNGNYGY; this is encoded by the coding sequence ATGCCAAACGATAATGGAAGTAGACGCCAGCGGTCACCAGAGGATTTCGAACAGGTCTATGATCGCCGCGCTGATCGCAATACACACTTTAAGACACCACAGGTCCACCCCCATCGTCCCGTCATGTGGACGATCGTCATCGCCCTACTGATCATGTTGACCGGGGGCTTGGCGTACGGCTATCAGGCCTGGAACTCCGCCAAGAAGACGTTCAGTCAGACCTACGAATCATCTAAGGCGGCCAAGAGTCGTAACGTCTCGGCCGTTTTGAAGAAGAACAAGCCCTTCTCGATCCTGCTGATGGGGACCGATACTGGTGCCCTGGGGCGTTCCGACGTTGGACGAACAGATACCCTGATGGTGGCCACGATTAATCCCACCAAGGAAACGGCTTACCTGACCAGTATTCCTCGGGATACCCGGGTAACGGTCGGCTCTGGCGTCAACGCTTCTGTTCAAAAGATTAACGCCGCTTACACGATTGGCGGCCCCAAGACGGCCGTGAAGACCGTGGAGAACCTCTTGGATATTCCGATCGACTTCTACGCCATCGTCAACATGGGCGGCTTGGAGAAGATGGTCGATGCCGTCAATGGTGTCGACGTCACCCCACCACTGACTTTCCAGTATGGTGCGGCTAATGTCACTAAGGGTAAGAAGGTCCATCTGAATGGGAAACAAGCTCTGGCTTATTCCCGGATGCGACACGAAGACCCACTGGGCGACTACGGTCGGCAGAAACGCCAGCGGCAAGTGCTCCAGAAGTTAGTCGTCAAGGCGGCGGGCTTAACGTCGCTGACGCGTTACCAACAGATTCTGACTTCCCTGAAGGGGAACTTGAAGACCGACCTGACCTTTGACGACCTCATGCAGATTCGGGCAAAGTATGGGGACGCCTCGCACCACATTAAGTCCGAAACCTTGCAGGGACAGGACGCCATGATTGATGGTCTCTCCTACCAAGTCCCAACCAACGACGAATTGAAGAAGGTTTCCAACCACATTCGTAAGACGCTGGAGTTGTCTGACACCAAAAACTTCACTTCCGACGCCGACACCACGGCTTATGGAAACGATACGACCACCTACGGAACCGATACGAGCTATACCACTACAGCCAATTCCGGTTACGGGTCGTCCACCGGTAACGGTAACTACGGATACTAA
- a CDS encoding DMT family transporter: MRKTLLYIAFSTLMFSSMEIALKAAGGAFNPIQLNLIRFFIGGLVLLPIALRALRKQQHHLTRSDWGLFFLTGFVCVIVSMTLYQLAISVDQASTVAVLFSCNPVFALIFSYLILHERLGRANLIAVVISIIGLIIIVNPAHLTNAVGLSLAIGSALTFGLYSIVSRWGSVRHHFNGIIMTCFTFFAGSFELLLLMLVSHVPAVAGGMRQVSWLSQFAAMPILKNVSLEYFWLLFFIGVCVTGGGFAFYFLAMERSDVSTASLVFFIKPGLAPILAALLIHERILTNTIVGIVVILLGSVVTFMGNRVKSRESQLADQEATVPASDFQEATPQTAAAKLRARAEAHVKSSSTESTD; encoded by the coding sequence TTGAGAAAAACGTTGTTGTATATCGCATTTTCAACTTTGATGTTTAGTTCGATGGAAATCGCCTTGAAGGCGGCTGGTGGGGCATTCAATCCCATCCAGCTTAACCTGATTCGGTTCTTCATCGGGGGACTGGTGTTACTGCCGATTGCCTTACGGGCATTGCGCAAGCAGCAACACCATTTGACGCGTTCCGACTGGGGCTTGTTCTTTCTGACAGGCTTCGTGTGCGTGATCGTCTCCATGACGTTGTATCAGTTAGCCATTTCCGTCGACCAGGCGTCGACGGTGGCCGTGCTGTTCAGCTGTAATCCAGTCTTCGCGCTGATCTTCTCTTACCTGATCTTACACGAGCGACTGGGACGGGCTAACTTGATTGCCGTAGTGATTTCCATTATCGGATTAATCATCATCGTGAACCCCGCACACCTGACCAACGCCGTGGGCTTGAGCCTCGCCATTGGGTCAGCGTTGACTTTCGGCCTGTACAGCATCGTTTCACGGTGGGGGTCCGTTCGTCACCACTTCAACGGCATTATCATGACCTGCTTTACGTTCTTCGCCGGGTCGTTTGAACTGCTACTCCTGATGCTAGTGAGCCACGTGCCCGCCGTTGCTGGGGGCATGCGGCAGGTGTCCTGGTTAAGCCAGTTCGCCGCGATGCCTATCTTGAAAAATGTCAGTCTGGAATACTTCTGGTTGCTGTTCTTCATCGGGGTCTGCGTGACCGGTGGTGGTTTTGCCTTCTACTTCTTGGCTATGGAACGCTCCGACGTCTCCACGGCGTCCCTGGTGTTCTTCATCAAGCCGGGGTTGGCGCCAATCTTAGCGGCCCTATTGATTCATGAACGCATCCTGACGAATACCATCGTCGGGATCGTGGTCATCCTGCTGGGGTCGGTCGTCACCTTTATGGGTAACCGGGTCAAGTCCCGCGAATCCCAGTTGGCCGATCAGGAAGCCACCGTTCCAGCCAGCGATTTCCAAGAAGCCACGCCACAGACGGCGGCTGCCAAGCTGCGTGCGCGTGCGGAAGCTCACGTGAAATCATCTTCAACGGAATCAACTGATTAA
- a CDS encoding zinc ABC transporter substrate-binding protein → MSVLRKLSLSIVVISLLVLGTACGKSPSSTATSRTKPIHVVASLDFYGEVARAVLGEHGTVTTLIKSPSVDPHDFEPTPQDATAVSHANFTLSNGLGYDHWLPKLAKSNGSHQIQQIRVGEDVLGKRAGANEHVWYDPETMAQTATYLAKQFGQKAPRYRTIYQRNAATYIRQLAPLQQQLKSLKQHSHNQRVNVSEPVFDYALTALGYRRNNAAFALAIENGTDPAPQAIKQMRRDITTKRIAFLVNNRQASNRTVKTMVQLAHQHQVPVLTVTETLPKGKTYRTWMQSQYRQLAAIQQQAK, encoded by the coding sequence ATGTCTGTTTTGCGCAAATTAAGTTTAAGCATCGTCGTCATCAGCCTGCTAGTACTGGGAACCGCCTGTGGCAAGTCCCCCTCGTCTACAGCGACTAGTCGGACCAAGCCCATTCACGTGGTCGCCAGTCTGGACTTCTACGGCGAGGTGGCACGAGCCGTTCTGGGCGAGCATGGGACGGTGACCACCCTCATTAAGAGTCCTAGCGTTGACCCCCACGATTTCGAGCCCACCCCGCAGGACGCTACGGCTGTGTCCCACGCCAATTTTACCCTCAGCAACGGTCTCGGCTACGACCACTGGCTGCCCAAGCTGGCCAAGAGTAACGGTTCTCACCAGATTCAGCAGATTCGCGTCGGCGAAGACGTGTTGGGTAAACGGGCCGGCGCCAACGAGCACGTCTGGTACGATCCGGAAACGATGGCCCAGACGGCAACCTACCTGGCCAAACAATTTGGCCAAAAGGCCCCGCGCTATCGAACCATCTACCAACGCAATGCGGCCACCTATATTCGCCAACTGGCACCGCTGCAGCAGCAACTCAAGTCCCTCAAACAGCATAGTCACAATCAACGCGTGAACGTGAGTGAGCCGGTCTTCGACTATGCCCTCACGGCACTGGGCTACCGGCGAAACAACGCGGCCTTTGCGCTGGCCATTGAAAATGGCACCGATCCGGCTCCCCAAGCCATTAAGCAGATGCGCCGCGACATCACGACCAAACGCATCGCCTTTCTGGTCAATAATCGGCAGGCTAGCAATCGGACTGTCAAGACGATGGTCCAACTGGCTCATCAACACCAAGTGCCGGTCTTAACCGTCACCGAAACACTCCCCAAGGGGAAGACCTACCGCACTTGGATGCAGAGCCAATACCGCCAGTTGGCCGCCATCCAACAGCAAGCCAAGTAA
- a CDS encoding AEC family transporter, which yields MAVFVRSVSGVLIILVMIGLGYILSRRGWFDEQSRRLIARLVTQIALPAYMISTITTQFSAQTLKSTLPDLRFPIVSMLIMFGLSVIAFHGFKVHPERRGLFEAMFANSNTVFVGLPVNEALFGPKSMPFVLVYYMANTTFFWTLGAYLIQRDGQGTAKFNLVTTLKKIFSPPLLGFMLGVALVLLDIQLPAWIMKDFSYVGGLTVPLSMIFIGTAIAGAGVQNIRLNRDSLGILFGRFLVAPTLMACLVIPTPMPLLMKQVFILQAAMPVMTNAPVVAKLYHADTDYAAIMVTETTLLSLVVIPILMVIVQQIH from the coding sequence ATGGCCGTCTTTGTTCGCAGTGTCTCCGGGGTGCTCATCATCCTGGTGATGATTGGTTTAGGTTATATTCTTTCCCGTCGCGGGTGGTTCGATGAGCAGTCCCGGCGGTTAATTGCCCGGCTGGTAACCCAGATTGCGTTACCAGCTTATATGATTAGTACGATCACCACCCAGTTTTCGGCCCAGACGTTGAAATCAACGTTGCCGGATCTGCGGTTTCCCATCGTGTCGATGCTCATCATGTTTGGGTTGTCCGTGATTGCTTTTCACGGCTTTAAGGTCCATCCGGAGCGCCGGGGCCTGTTTGAAGCGATGTTTGCCAATTCCAACACCGTCTTCGTGGGGCTACCCGTCAACGAGGCCTTATTTGGGCCGAAGAGCATGCCCTTCGTACTGGTCTATTACATGGCCAACACCACGTTCTTCTGGACGTTAGGGGCGTACTTGATTCAACGTGATGGTCAGGGAACGGCCAAATTCAACCTGGTCACGACGCTGAAAAAAATCTTTTCGCCACCCTTACTGGGCTTCATGCTCGGGGTCGCGCTGGTGTTGTTAGACATCCAGTTGCCGGCCTGGATCATGAAGGACTTCAGCTACGTGGGGGGACTAACCGTGCCGCTGTCGATGATCTTTATCGGAACAGCGATTGCCGGGGCCGGGGTGCAAAACATCCGGCTGAACCGGGACAGTCTGGGGATTCTCTTCGGCCGTTTCCTGGTGGCCCCAACGTTGATGGCCTGTCTAGTCATTCCGACGCCCATGCCATTATTAATGAAGCAAGTCTTTATCTTACAAGCGGCGATGCCCGTAATGACCAACGCACCGGTAGTGGCGAAGCTCTATCATGCGGATACGGATTACGCGGCCATCATGGTAACCGAAACGACCCTCCTAAGTTTAGTGGTGATTCCGATTTTGATGGTCATCGTCCAACAAATTCACTAG
- a CDS encoding EAL domain-containing protein, translating into MYRFFVQPQINQDDHKIFGYEVLLRKQQNETWVLPQHFTDISVAEQATLLEQTAAALHTATNQQVLAFNLNNQQIRDPFTLGTIVALKKRLNPAALTIELTEAPTLPEVQLFSITLHQYGIKLVLDDVGTGSNTYANIQHLLPFVDEIKFAMQNYRMAKRAEEIPAALAFWAKIATEYRLQLVLEGVEDAKDQALAKQFGITLHQGYLYGKPSLV; encoded by the coding sequence ATGTATCGCTTTTTTGTCCAGCCTCAAATCAATCAAGATGATCACAAAATATTTGGCTACGAAGTCCTCCTGCGCAAGCAACAGAACGAAACGTGGGTGCTCCCGCAACACTTCACGGATATTTCCGTGGCAGAACAAGCGACCCTGTTGGAACAAACGGCGGCGGCCCTGCATACCGCAACTAACCAACAAGTCCTGGCCTTCAACCTCAACAATCAGCAGATTCGCGATCCCTTCACGTTAGGGACCATCGTGGCACTGAAGAAGCGGCTGAATCCCGCAGCGTTGACCATTGAATTGACCGAGGCCCCAACTTTACCGGAAGTCCAGCTCTTCAGTATCACCCTGCACCAATACGGAATTAAGTTGGTCCTAGATGACGTGGGGACTGGCTCCAACACGTACGCCAATATCCAACACCTACTGCCCTTCGTCGACGAGATCAAGTTCGCCATGCAAAATTACCGGATGGCTAAGCGTGCGGAAGAGATTCCTGCGGCACTGGCCTTCTGGGCGAAGATTGCCACTGAGTATCGGTTACAGTTGGTTCTAGAAGGTGTGGAAGACGCCAAGGATCAGGCGCTCGCCAAGCAGTTCGGTATCACGTTACATCAAGGCTATTTATATGGAAAACCCAGTCTAGTCTAA
- a CDS encoding GGDEF domain-containing protein, translating to MTWSQWFVTPAFTSIFFLLGVLTLYWFITNKIIQYLEHREKHVSADKVRTIVGLIYMITLLFVTQTAVSGTANSWVFTNFEIFAIVFVSYFLMLEIRLWQLGAAVLIFMTLDQSFDVPLSWAFAFVYMFFYVTLKLVKRHRHSPGRDFTDYTVTTLAFSTALWLITMVRHSLSLSLVGWELLFCFFLLTIMYFYVDSLLAGASTLAQLTYTTNFDELTHVHNYYAFKNEFGHAFSTAQEHREPLTLMLFDIDHFKHVNDTYGHLAGDYVLRNVAQLITNQLGTISPDLRLYRTGGEEFTIIFTNYTTEQAREHVNAIAQAVRDGQFRHAGKTINVSISVGVTQLQTGDEDQLDIYRRADQNLYFSKRHGRDRVTFT from the coding sequence ATGACCTGGTCACAATGGTTTGTGACGCCGGCTTTCACCAGCATTTTCTTTCTGTTAGGCGTTCTGACCCTGTATTGGTTTATAACCAATAAAATAATTCAATACTTAGAACATCGGGAAAAACACGTCTCGGCGGATAAGGTTCGGACCATTGTTGGCCTCATCTACATGATTACGCTGCTTTTTGTGACGCAAACCGCCGTCAGCGGGACCGCCAATAGCTGGGTCTTCACGAACTTTGAAATCTTCGCCATCGTGTTTGTCAGCTACTTCTTGATGCTGGAGATTCGGTTATGGCAACTGGGGGCCGCCGTCCTGATCTTCATGACGCTCGATCAATCCTTCGATGTCCCCTTGTCGTGGGCCTTTGCGTTCGTCTACATGTTTTTCTATGTTACGCTCAAGTTGGTCAAACGCCACCGGCACAGCCCCGGTCGGGATTTCACCGACTATACCGTGACCACGCTGGCATTTTCAACTGCTCTGTGGCTAATTACGATGGTGCGGCACAGCCTGTCTCTCAGTCTCGTGGGCTGGGAGCTACTCTTCTGCTTCTTTCTGCTCACCATTATGTACTTCTACGTCGATTCTCTATTGGCGGGAGCCTCAACGCTAGCCCAACTGACGTACACGACCAATTTTGACGAACTCACCCACGTACACAACTACTATGCGTTTAAGAATGAATTCGGTCACGCCTTCTCCACCGCGCAGGAGCACCGCGAACCACTGACACTGATGCTCTTTGACATCGACCACTTCAAGCACGTCAACGACACGTATGGTCATCTGGCTGGCGACTATGTTCTGCGCAACGTCGCCCAGCTTATCACCAATCAACTGGGGACCATCTCGCCGGACCTGCGCCTCTACCGGACCGGTGGTGAGGAGTTCACGATTATTTTCACGAATTATACGACCGAACAGGCCCGCGAGCACGTGAACGCCATTGCCCAGGCCGTCCGCGACGGTCAGTTCCGTCACGCCGGTAAGACCATTAACGTCAGCATCTCCGTGGGCGTCACTCAGCTTCAGACCGGCGACGAAGATCAGTTGGATATCTACCGGCGCGCCGACCAGAACCTGTACTTCTCCAAGCGTCATGGTCGCGATCGGGTAACGTTTACTTAG
- a CDS encoding GGDEF domain-containing protein, with protein MTWSKWFVTPDLTSVFFLLGVLTLYWFITNRLIKYLEKRHDNVNGQQVQAIFGLIYMALLMIGTQTAVNGTPDGWVFVNFQIFAVVFLSYFIKLKFQFWQIAIAIVAFMAVNGTLAIPLSWVFTAIYVGLYYAMSYIRQHRHNPWQDFADYTLVNLGFSTAMWAVMVFRFSLPLTTAAWEILFSFFFMTVMFVYIDSILAGASTLAQLTYTTNFDELTHVHNYYAFKNEFGLAFERAQTHHEPLTLMLFDIDHFKHVNDTYGHLTGDYVLRHTAELIADHLKTLAPGARLYRTGGEEFTIVFTNATIQQSEQHVTAIAQAVRTTHFHHAGHDIDISISAGVTQFQTTDEDQLDIYRRADQNLYYSKRHGRDQVTVD; from the coding sequence ATGACTTGGTCAAAATGGTTTGTGACGCCCGATTTAACCAGTGTCTTCTTCCTACTGGGCGTGCTTACCCTATACTGGTTCATCACGAACCGATTGATTAAATATCTCGAAAAACGTCACGACAACGTGAATGGACAACAGGTGCAGGCAATCTTTGGTCTCATTTATATGGCCCTCCTGATGATTGGCACCCAGACCGCGGTCAACGGCACGCCGGATGGCTGGGTCTTTGTAAACTTCCAGATCTTCGCCGTGGTCTTCTTGAGCTACTTCATCAAACTTAAATTTCAATTTTGGCAAATTGCCATCGCGATCGTCGCCTTCATGGCGGTCAATGGCACCCTCGCCATCCCCCTCTCATGGGTGTTCACGGCGATCTACGTCGGCTTGTACTACGCGATGAGCTATATTCGCCAGCATCGGCACAATCCCTGGCAGGACTTCGCCGACTACACGCTGGTCAACCTGGGATTTTCCACCGCAATGTGGGCCGTCATGGTCTTCCGCTTCAGCCTACCCCTGACGACCGCCGCCTGGGAAATTCTCTTCAGTTTCTTCTTCATGACGGTTATGTTCGTCTACATCGATTCAATCCTAGCCGGCGCTAGCACCCTCGCACAACTCACCTATACCACGAACTTCGACGAGTTGACCCACGTGCATAACTACTACGCCTTTAAGAATGAATTTGGCCTAGCCTTCGAGCGCGCCCAGACGCACCACGAGCCGTTGACACTGATGCTCTTTGATATTGACCATTTCAAGCACGTCAACGACACGTATGGGCATTTGACCGGAGATTACGTTCTGCGCCACACGGCCGAATTAATTGCCGATCACTTGAAGACCCTTGCCCCGGGGGCCCGGCTCTATCGGACCGGCGGCGAGGAGTTCACTATCGTCTTCACCAACGCTACAATACAGCAGTCCGAGCAACACGTGACGGCCATCGCGCAAGCCGTCCGGACGACTCACTTTCACCACGCTGGCCACGACATTGACATCAGCATCTCGGCCGGCGTCACGCAATTTCAGACGACTGACGAGGACCAGCTCGATATCTATCGACGTGCCGACCAGAATCTGTATTATTCGAAACGCCACGGTCGTGACCAGGTTACCGTTGACTAA